The Penaeus chinensis breed Huanghai No. 1 chromosome 36, ASM1920278v2, whole genome shotgun sequence genome includes a region encoding these proteins:
- the LOC125044689 gene encoding ubiquitin-conjugating enzyme E2 J2-like yields MSKHSGTASARLRADYMRLKRDPVPYVTADPLPSNILEWHYVVEGPEQSPYEGGYYHGKLVFPMEYPFRPPSIYMITPSGRFKTNTRLCLSISDFHPDTWNPAWSVATILTGLLSFMLEKAPTFGSIETSDYEKRQLAQQSLSFNLKDKVFTELFPEITETIQEKLAQREQELAERAKAIETGSLSEKDRTNSDSGNQNLDASHMSALTNLLVVVGFALFAWTVKYVMSTLSDNEG; encoded by the exons ATGTCAAAACACTCGGGCACAGCATCAGCGCGTCTAAGGGCCGACTACATGCGATTAAAACGTGACCCAGTGCCATATGTGACTGCTGACCCCCTGCCCTCAAACATTCTGGAGTG GCATTATGTTGTGGAAGGGCCAGAGCAGAGCCCCTATGAGGGTGGTTATTACCATGGCAAGTTGGTTTTCCCGATGGAGTACCCGTTTCGACCGCCCAGCATATACATGATCACACCCTCGGGTCGCTTCAAGACCAACACGCGACTGTGTCTCTCCATCTCAGACTTTCATCCTGACACGTGGAATCCAGCCTGGTCCGTGGCCACCATACTGACTGGGCTCTTGTCATTTATG CTGGAGAAAGCCCCTACATTCGGTAGCATAGAGACAAGCGACTATGAGAAAAGACAATTGGCCCAGCAGAGTTTAAGCTTTAATTTGAAGGACAAGGTTTTTACGGAACTCTTTCCTGAAATCACAGAG ACTATCCAAGAGAAACTGGCACAACGTGAGCAGGAGTTGGCGGAGAGAGCTAAAGCGATAGAGACAGGGAGCCTGAGTGAAAAGGACCGCACGAACTCTGACAGCGGCAACCAGAACCTCGATGCCAGCCACATGTCTGCCCTCACAAACCTCCTCGTCGTTGTAGGCTTTGCACTGTTCGCGTGGACTGTCAAATATGTTATGTCAACTTTAAGTGATAATGAGGgatag